One segment of Macrotis lagotis isolate mMagLag1 chromosome 1, bilby.v1.9.chrom.fasta, whole genome shotgun sequence DNA contains the following:
- the LOC141514449 gene encoding sialomucin core protein 24-like → MNRIQKTCWLLLLATDGFLDALCMLSTAQTPKPTANLRDSSSVLPTLMSILAATTNSTPQPTIKYTMTLALAPQSCEVHTSCVESKNVTCFWTVCNGAGYCLENAAIPNCAVVNNSSNCLVETTISPSPTNSTAKTSPSVSTIPAVTTVVTKGTPNTTVIPTSSTRKYSFDASSFIERIVSIKTL, encoded by the coding sequence ATGAACCGAATACAGAAGACCTGCTGGTTGCTCCTTTTGGCCACTGATGGCTTCCTGGATGCTCTATGCATGCTAAGCACGGcccaaacccctaaacctacAGCCAACTTAAGAGATTCCTCATCGGTGCTGCCAACCCTGATGTCCATTCTAGCAGCCACAACAAATTCTACTCCACAGCCCACAATCAAGTACACCATGACTCTTGCTCTGGCACCACAAAGCTGTGAAGTACACACTTCCTGTGTTGAAAGCAAAAATGTTACATGCTtttggacagtttgtaatggtgcTGGTTACTGTTTAGAAAATGCAGCAATTCCAAATTGTGCAGTTgttaacaactcaagtaattGTTTAGTGGAAACTACTATCAGTCCATCTCCAACTAATTCTACAGCTAAAACTTCACCTTCAGTCTCAACCATCCCAGCTGTCACCACAGTTGTCACCAAAGGTACACCAAACACTACTGTGATTCCCACCTCTTCtacaagaaaatattcttttgatgCATCTAGTTTCATTGAAAGAATTGtttctataaaaactctttga